CTTCATCGACGTGCACCCGCGCAAGGTGGGCACGCGCATCCACGGGATTCCGGTGGAGCCGCCGGAGTCCCTGGGCGCACCGCGGGAGGACACGCACCTGGTCGCGGCGGTGGGCGTGCGCGGAATCCGGGAGGAGATTCGCGGCGCCCTGACGGCGCTCGGCTGGGTCGAGGGCGTACACTTCACCTGCGCCGCGTGACCCGCACTTCACCTGTGCCGCGTGACCCCTGGTGTAACCTCCCGGGCCTCAGACTGGAGCAGACCGAGTGAATCCATCCACCACAGCCCGCCCCGACCTGACCGACGCCCCCCGTCTCCCCGAGGAGCTGCGCCCCTTCCTGGAGGAGCTCCAACAGGACCTGACCCGCGCCGCCGGTGACAACCTGGCCGGGCTCATCGTCTTCGGGAGCGCGATCCGGGGTGGCTACCGGAAGGGCACCAGCGACGTGAACCTGGTGGTGCTGCTCCGGGACACCTCGGCTCCGAAGCTGCGGGACATCGCCCCCGCCATCAAGCGGGCCTGGCGGGCCCTGCGGGTGGAGCCACTGCTGCTCAAACCCTCCGAGGTGGCTGAAGCCACCGACGTCTTCCCGACCCGCTTCCTGGACATCCAGCGCCACCACCTCGTGCTCACCGGAGAGGACCCGTTCCACGACCTGCGCGTCTCGCCCGAGCACATCCGGCTGCGCGTGGAGCAGGAGCTGCGCAACCTGCTGCTGCGCCTGCGCCGCCGCTACATCGCGCTCGTGGAGGAGCCCGCCACCCTCTCCGCCCAGCTCGTGAGCATCACTTCGCCCCTCCTCGTCGAGTTGGAGACGCTGCTGCGCCTCACGAACCAACCCATCCCCCCGGGCGGCGAGGCCGCGCTGATCCAGGCCGCGGCACAAGCGTTCACGCTGGACGGCCCCGCGCTGCTCCAACTCCTGTCCCTCAAGGCGGGCACCGCCGAGCTGGACGAACCCGAGGTGCTCATCGAGCGCGTGCTCGCCAGCCTGGACAACGCCGCACGCGTCGCCCATGAGCTGGAGGGCCGGCTGTGAACCCCTTCGACCTTCCGGGACCGGAGTTCCTCGCCTTCTACGCCGTGCTGGCGATTTCGGCCGGGCTCGGCGCGTGGTGGCTGCGCAAGTACATGCTCGGGCCGGACGGACCGGTGGACGCGCGCATCACCGACCTCCACCCGTACGAGGTCTCCTTCCTCTCTGGCGGAATGGAGCGGGCCGTCGAGGCCGCTGTCGCCAACCTCGTCCGGCAGGAGTACCTCCAGGTGCTCCCGGAGAAGCGGGAGCTGACGATCCACAAGAAGCTGCACGCCCATCCCCATCCCCTGGAGGCGATGATCCATTCCACGGCCAACGGCGCGACGGTCGAGGAGCTGGTGAAGACCGCCCAGCCCCTGCGGGCGCGGCTGGAGCACCCGCTCCTCCGATTGGAGCTGATTCCCGATCGCGCCGCCGCCGGGAGGATCGCGCTCTACTCCTGCTTGCTCATGCTCGGAGTATTCGCCGTGGGCATGACCAAGGTGGTGATCGGCATGATGAGGGATCGGCCGGTCGGCTTCCTGTTCTTGATGTGCCTCTTCGTCCTGGGCACGGCGCTGTTCTTCGGCGCGCGGAGACCCCACCGGAACCAGCGGGGCGACATCGCTCTCGAGAAGCTGACCCGACGCAACGAAGCGCTGCGCACCAGTGTCTGCGCGAACGCCTCGGTGCTCGCGGGCAGTGACGTGGCGCTCGCGGTGGGGCTCTTCGGCGTCACCGCGCTGACGGGGACGCAGTTCGATGACCTCCAGCGCGCCCTGATGCCGGCGCCCTCGTCGGGTGGAGACGGGGGAAGCAGTGGCAGCAGCTGTGGTGGCGGCTGTGGAGGAGGAGGTTGCGGCGGTTGCAGCTGAGGAAGGTGGCCCATGGCGGATGAGGATCGCGAGGCCCTCGCCCGGGCCCAGGCCGCGCTGCTGGCCGCGTTGACGGGCCACGAGGAGCTGCCTCCCGGATTCGATCCCGAGCGGGTGCGCGCGGCGACGGAGGCCCTGGCGCACAAGCGCGAGCACTCGGTGGTGGCCACCTGGCCGGAGCTGGCGCGCGCGCTCGGAACCGAGCTGCATCCGCTGTTCGATCGATATGCCGCGGAGGAGCCACTGCCACACGAGGGAGGCCCCCTGGCGGACGGCTGGCGGTTCGCGCGGTGGCTGGAGGCCCAAGGCCACTTCCCAGCGGCGGCGACACTGGAGTCCCTGCGCGTGAGCCTGCGCTTCCGCCCGACGCCCGAGGGACTGGAGCCGCGACACGGGCCGGTGTTGCGCCTGCGGTGGTTGCGGCCACAACGGACACTGGTGCTGGCCATCCGTTGGAAGCCCGGCCGGGAGACCTGGTGGCGGTTGCGCCTTCCGTTACGAGCGCGCAAGCCCTAATCCCCTCTCCCCCTGGGAGAGGGTCAGGGTGAGGGTATGTGTTCCAGTGCCCTCAACCGAGTGACAGAGCACGGGGGGAACCCGAGTGCTCCCGATACCCTCACCCCGTCCCTCTCCCAGGGGGAGAGGGTCCAACCAGGTTGGCCACTGTGTAGGTCCCCTCTCCCTCTGGGAGAGGGCTAGGGTGAGGGTATTGAGGTTCTACCCGCGGGCCGCCACATCGAGCGGACGAATGGGCCCAGAGGGAACCACGACCCCCGCCGCCGCGAAGAAGCGGGAGAGATCCTCCGGTACGGGCGCCTCGAATCGCACGGGCGCGCCAGTCCGGGGATGCGCCAGTTCCAGCGCCTGCGCGTGCAACAAACACCGGGGAGCCTCAAGCCCCCCGGCCTTCGCCGCGCCTCCGTAACGCTTGTCCCCGAGAATGGGCGCCCCGAGCGCCGTCAGGTGCGCGCGCAGCTGGTGCGTCCGCCCGGTCTGGGGGAGCAATTCCACCAGACAGAAGTCCCTGCCCGCGTGCAGCACGCGGTACTCCGTGAAAGCGGGAATCCCATTGGCGGCGCGGGTCGCGCGCCAGCGTCCCGGCCGGGAGGGGTCCTTCGACAGTGGCAGGTCGATGGTGCCCTGGGACGGCAGCTCCACCGGGCCCACCGCGGCCAGGTAGCGCTTGCGAGCCCGGCCCTCGCGGAACTCCTCCGCGAGCGCGGTCGTCGCCTGGGGCGTCTTGCCGAACACCGTCACCCCGGACGTCTCCCGGTCCAATCGGTGCACCAGCCCCGCGGGCCTCTTCAAGTACTCGCCCACCCGGTCCACCAGACTGTCCCCCACCCGCCCTTCCGTGGGCTGCGCCGTCATCCCCTCCGGCTTGTCCACCGCGATGACGTCTTCGTCCTCATGAAGCACCCGGAGGCTCGGAGCCGGCGCCGGAGCTTCCGCGAGCGAGCTCTCCCCGCCCTCCTCCAACACCGCCGTCACCACCTGCCCCTGGGCCAGCCGCGCCTTCGCGTCCCGGCATCGGCGCCCGGCCACGTACACCGCGCCCACGCCCACCAGGCGCTCCGCCGCCTCGTGAGACAGGCCCAGCTCCGCCGCCAGGGCTTCGCT
This is a stretch of genomic DNA from Archangium violaceum. It encodes these proteins:
- a CDS encoding nucleotidyltransferase domain-containing protein, which translates into the protein MNPSTTARPDLTDAPRLPEELRPFLEELQQDLTRAAGDNLAGLIVFGSAIRGGYRKGTSDVNLVVLLRDTSAPKLRDIAPAIKRAWRALRVEPLLLKPSEVAEATDVFPTRFLDIQRHHLVLTGEDPFHDLRVSPEHIRLRVEQELRNLLLRLRRRYIALVEEPATLSAQLVSITSPLLVELETLLRLTNQPIPPGGEAALIQAAAQAFTLDGPALLQLLSLKAGTAELDEPEVLIERVLASLDNAARVAHELEGRL
- a CDS encoding TIGR04222 domain-containing membrane protein, yielding MNPFDLPGPEFLAFYAVLAISAGLGAWWLRKYMLGPDGPVDARITDLHPYEVSFLSGGMERAVEAAVANLVRQEYLQVLPEKRELTIHKKLHAHPHPLEAMIHSTANGATVEELVKTAQPLRARLEHPLLRLELIPDRAAAGRIALYSCLLMLGVFAVGMTKVVIGMMRDRPVGFLFLMCLFVLGTALFFGARRPHRNQRGDIALEKLTRRNEALRTSVCANASVLAGSDVALAVGLFGVTALTGTQFDDLQRALMPAPSSGGDGGSSGSSCGGGCGGGGCGGCS
- a CDS encoding RluA family pseudouridine synthase; translated protein: MKRRTFRVESTLTGRTVSEALAAELGLSHEAAERLVGVGAVYVAGRRCRDAKARLAQGQVVTAVLEEGGESSLAEAPAPAPSLRVLHEDEDVIAVDKPEGMTAQPTEGRVGDSLVDRVGEYLKRPAGLVHRLDRETSGVTVFGKTPQATTALAEEFREGRARKRYLAAVGPVELPSQGTIDLPLSKDPSRPGRWRATRAANGIPAFTEYRVLHAGRDFCLVELLPQTGRTHQLRAHLTALGAPILGDKRYGGAAKAGGLEAPRCLLHAQALELAHPRTGAPVRFEAPVPEDLSRFFAAAGVVVPSGPIRPLDVAARG